CAGGCTCAACATCGCACGTTCCGGCGAGGTCGCTCCGTGCCAGACTAATTACTTGACGTGGAGGAACGTCATAGTCGTTTTGGTTCCTCTGATCCCGTTATTGTCCATGTGCCGAGAGTTTAACGCtgtttgtgatcgttttgAACCTGACATGTCGCGTTTATTATTCTTAAATTGTATTCGTTCTGTGCGACCAACTACGTGTTAAATGTACTATTAAACCCAAGCTTCAAAGGGGCCATATGAGGctcattgaataaataaattaacaattcTCCGGGATTCAAAGTAACCAGGAGACGACTGCGAATTTGACTAACGAATTACAGTGGAGTCGACTCTGCATTATTCCGTATTCGACTCCGGAGTTGCACTTCTTTCTCTCGACGGATTTTACTCCGGTAGACCGAGTGgccccggtggtgtatttggcTTCAAAGCTGGTTCCACACGTTCCAGATCTGGAACTCGCCCCCGATCCTGTTAGAGTCGGTTTAATCCGACTCTGGGAAGTGTTGTATTTTACCCAACGTTACTCGGAACACCGCAAACATGAAGCTCACCAAAAATTCTTTGATATTGCTCAATATTTTCGGCGCAGTGTCCTATAGAACGATGAGTCAAAGATctgcaaattttaatttaatctgcACCTGATCGCTTGCAGATGTTTCGTAAAGCAGAAATTATTACTTCAAAGAACAGTCCCACCTTCGTCCGACGGTCTCGATGGAAGCCCCGCCGAATGGGTGCTGGAATGCAGGTGAACTCTGGCTGTGGACGAGCGAGAAAAAAGAGCGCGATGGAACGATGAGAAGATATTAATTTCTGCCTCAATCCTTCAAGCAGATTCCAGCTGGCTCTTATGTTTGAACCACAAGAAAAGGGGATAAGGAAGGACCCGTAAGCGGGAGAAAGACCGAACTTGATATTGCCCCCATGTAGAAATTCCGAGACCGCAAACGCGGACGGACACGACACATCGGTGGTGTAGTGTGGTGCACGTTGTGTTACTTTCCCGGGGTCAGTCCCCGTACACGGGGTGAAGTTCCCGCGAGCCAGCCACCACCATAGCATCTTGAAGTTATGCTATGCTGCCGTTTTGCTGGTTATACTGTGTGTGTCCATCTATCGAAGTCATGCGCATAAACATTGGCTACTTTCGCgcttcggtgtgtgtgtgtgtctgtggaaCGGACACAGTAATGCGGAGAGAAGAGAATATGGTATGTTttcatgaataaaacattgaaattcTACCATTCTACTACACCCTTCAATCCTCCATGGTTTGCTGCTGGCTCTCCCGTCGGATTTCGTAGCTATCCCACACATTTCCGGCCGGGGGACATGGTTTCCCGGCCAGTGTCTAACACTTCCCCCCGGCAAGCGTTCGGCCGATTCCCGTCCCGATCATCCATCATAGTGACGGGTTGATCAGTTTTCACCACATCGAGCTTTCAGAACCGGAAGACGTGAGCAGCCTAAATCGTCTCTTTTTCTTTCGACAACCGCAGCAAACGTTAAAGTTCCAAGCTCGCGCAAGGTCTTGCACACAAATAAACCGGGGGAGGTCAGACACCAGCGCAACACCCATCCATTAGCTGGTGGTTCAGCTTTTAGCCTGCAGGCCCGAGGGGAATAAAAGCGAAATTGATTTCCTACGGTGTGTGTGGTGTAGTATCTCGTGGCCGCGAACTTGGTCCATTAAGGGTGTCCGAAAGGAAACCAGTTTCTTCATCCACTCATTCGGTTCCAGTTGGAATCAACAGGGAAGAAGTAGTCGATGCAAACGCACACGGTATTTTCGCGTTGTGTTGCTGTGTGCCATAATCCTTTCGGTCGGTCTGTCGGTCAGTTGGATCGATCGAGCTCTCCAATGCTTGCGAGTTGCACATGCATATCGCACATTGCAACATGTGTCACGGGGGTGACCCCGGCGACGAAGGACGCAATCAACCTCTCGCAAAGCACTACAACTCAAGAAGAAGAGAGgcaaagcaacagcaacaaccaaaaaaaaaaactgtatcaCTAAAAGGTCATTGAACGGCCAAAAATGAGTCCCATGCTGAGGTGGGGGAAGCGGGCTAGGGAGGAAGAAGCATATAGCATAAGGAACTGTGGAATTGAATGGACGGGAATCCGTTTAAAGATGAATCTCTGCAAaaccggatttttttttattcgcgcGCCTCACACCTACCGGTTCATGTTTTCCTTCTCCACGCTCTCCATCTCGCTCTTTCACCAGGGGttgaaaactttttttttttccttcgtaatatcatttattttaagtTGTGATTCAATAAACAACTTGCTAAcctattttgtatttttgttttcttctttttagtTGCCGCGGCAAAGCACGGCCCGGGGCGGAGCGTTGAAAACTAAATTGAGCCCGTAAGCCCATCAAAAAACACCTAAAGACAGCGATGGTGTCGACGTCTGGTGGTCAGTAGCGAGAACCATGCATCAGCCGAAACGATCGgtacagcagcatcagcagcagcaaacgcaacgacgacgacgacgaggcGATCGGGGAAGAAGAGGTGGGATAGTGCAGAAGGGACGAAACGCGGACACGAAACAGGAGTGTTTAGATGTTGTCGCCCGCACCGTGTGCTGCTTAGCTCGATCACTGCACCGATAGCCGTTTAGCGCCCGGATATTTTGCCGAACCCAATGCAGCAACCAGCAGCCGGAAGCCATAGATCGCAGGAGAATCGACGCAGACGTAGAAGAAGAGCGCGCAAaaaggagcagcagcagcagccgccaCTCGGCCGGACAGGAACGGCGCTCGTTCACGACCGAGCATGGCACCCCACACGCAAACTGCCGGTGGAGTAGGGGGCATTACGATTAAGCAAACGTTTCAGCGCCGCCAGTGGCCATACAACACTGTCAACACGGGCGGTACCGGTGGAACAGCGACGAACGCTGTGACCACCACCGGCGCGGCTACTAACCCTGCAACCATCGCTGCTGGCACGACGACCGCTGGCAATAGTATTAGTATAAGTAGTAATAGTAACGCTGGTAGTAACGGTAATGCTGCTGGTACGATCGCACAGACGACAGCGGCGGGTGCGTCGGCGGGATCATCATCGGTATCAACGTCGGAACAACAGCCGACCGGCACTACCATCACCACTGCCTTTGCGACGCCAGCGACGTCCCAGACTGGCAGTAgtaatttttccaccaccaccactaccaacaACACTGCCACCGCTGCAGCCGCCGTTGCACTGCTGCGAGTCGCTTCGGGCAGCACCGCAGCCGGACTGGCCGTGAGTCCTTCGAACAAACTGAAGCGCCTGCAGCCAACGTCCGCATCGGCGACGGCATCGACAGCCGCCACCGCGCCACCGCAACCCCAGCCACCTACCACCACCGGTGTTCAAACAGACGGAACTGGAAAAAGCAATAGCAACAGCAATAATAATCCTGGCGGCCATCATGTTGCCGCCTCTGCCAAACGTGCCCGCCCGAACCAGGATGGGGCCAAGATCGTGTGTAAGTCGGTCGGTACCAACACCAACGGGCCGCCCGCACTGGTCGCCGTGAACAGCAGCGCAACGCAGAAAAAGCTGACCCAAATGGCAATCGTGGCGGccactagcagcagcagtactaGTAGCTCGGTACCATCGGCGGTCAACAACAGCACGTCGACGTCGTCGATGGTGATGAAGTCGGGCGGAGGTGCACCGTTGCCAGCGACGACAACcagcactaccaccaccaccatgctgACCGCCGCCATTCCGGCAGAACTGGCCAAAGCGAACAAAATTACTGGGTATTTTAAATCGCAGCTGAAAACACCGAACACGTTCCACAATTTGAAGAAAACCATCAAAACCGTTGCGGGACGTGCGTCAGcgctgcagcagcaaaagaGAAAACTGCTTGCCGATGGTACGTCCGAAGGTTACCCGGAGCTGACCACCACCTCGCTGAAATCGACTCCTGCCGGGATTTTAACCGAGGTCAGCACTGCACCGAATCCCGCTCCCTTATCGGAGGCGAATATGGAGAAGTATTTGAAACTGTACCAGCAGCAAGCATTAGGCACAACGATCGTACCCAACGGTACGACGCTAACGACGACGGCACTGGAAGCATTTGCCGTGGCTACGCTTGCTGCGTCCGAGGCGGCAGTAACAGCAGCGACCAACACTTCCGGTGCATCGGCGGCATCTTCTTCCAGCACGACGACCAACAGCAACACTATTGCGGTGTCGAAAAAGGTGGAACGTAAAACGGCACGCATAGCGCCGACCGTATCGGCCACACGAAAGATCAGCCATACCGTGCAGGGTGGTCTCGGTGTTGGCGGTAGTGCCGGTGCTGTGGCAGCAGGCCAGACGAAGAAACCGATCAATATTGCACCACGAACGACAACCGTCAGCAGTACGACGGCGGTTTATCAGCACACGATCGTTGCGGCTCCGACGAGCGGTCcgatcagcaacaacaacaccactgCCAGTgtacaccatcatcatcaacaggcgacaacgacaacaaccACCACGCAGAAGACTGAGCAGCACCCGCTGATGATGGGTAAAGCGCAACCGCCACCGCCAGTTCTACTCACCACGATACGGCTACCGGGTCCGGCGGCTCATCAACACTCACAACCGTTGCAGCTTCCTCCGAACGTTATCGTTTCACAGCCCCAATCGGGCACGGGAACACAGACAGGTGCGGCCACTGTTGTACCGCAGTATAAATCGATTATTCCTCAACAATCCACAACCACAAGCGCCGGTACGACAAAATCAATGCCCGGCTCGAAACACGCAACGGCAGTCAGTACCGCTGCCACCACCACGATCGCTCCAGCTGCGGCCGTGTTCCAgttccatcatcaccatcagctgTCGGGAGGTGGCGCACCCGGCCAGATACCGAATCTGGTGCAGATCTCGAACCTGCTTCCTCTCGCGGCTGCCCAACAGCAAGCCAAACTAACCGGTGGGGCTTCCCTGACGCTTGCCAATGCCGCCAATGCGGCGGccatgcagcagcagcagcagcagcaacatcaacagcagcagcaagtcgCCTCGGCGGCAGTGACTGCAGCCACGGCAGCAGCATTTGCGCTCGGTGCCGCCGGTACACCGTCGGCCGCAGCCGCCAACCTGCTAGTCAATGCGAACGGCATCAACAACGGTACCGCGGCTGGGTTGATTCGCAGCGGTGCGGCTAATGGCACTGCTGGAACTGCTGGTCCTACACCACAGCTCGTCATGAACGCAACCTTCATCAAAATCCATCagatacagcagcagcagcaacagcaagcggCTGCGGCCGCTGCTCATCAAGCcgcccaacagcagcaacagcagctgatGGCCGCAGCCGCTAGTTCGGTTGCGAACACcacccaacagcagcaaagctTCACGATGGAAGCGTCCGCAATGAACATGAACTTTAGCGGAATGTTCGCTTCCAAACCGACGACCACCGTTGTGCCGTACACGTGCCAACCGACCGCTGGTCGACCATCCGCTTACCAACCGGCGAACGGGACGCCGACACTGTACCCGGCGACACTAAACCCATTCGCtgcccagcagcaacatgcaccgcaacagcagcaacagcagctgatCATGACACCCAGCGGAGGGATTTTTGTGAACGCGGCCGCCATCCCGGCGATGATCAATTCGCAGCTGAGCGCGGCCTTCACACCGACGTCCGCCAACATTCCCGCACTGCATCCGCTGCAGCCGGGACCGATGCCACCCTCCACGCAGGGTGGCGGTGCGAACGGCACCAGcggtgccaccaccaccggacaGTTACCAAATATCACAGCTATCATCCAACAGAGCAATGGCGGACCGGCTGCCTTGAATGGTAGCGCAACCGGTACCGCCCAGCAACCccagcaccatcaccaccaccaccatcactcGCTGCTGGCAAACATTTCGCCTGCGATCCTTTCGAACCTGCAGGTAGCGGCGGCTGCGTTTGCCTCGTCCGCCAACGCTGGCACTGGTGTGAGTGCGGCAAACAAGCTCACACTCGGACAAGCAACATcatccgcagcagcagcagcagcgactcAGTTTGTGCCGATCTCAGCTGCAGCACACTACGGCGCCGGAACGACGCTGTACGCAGCGACAGCCGCAGGCATGAACGCATCGGCCCTCGGTATCGCCACGTCCATGCAGCAGCATCAcgcccagcaacagcagacgATTATGTCGTCCGGCGTCCAATCGCTCTCTCCGCCGCCCCTCGTGGCCACAGTGCCCAcctacaccaccaccggcaaacCGATCATGAACGCGGTGCTTAACGGTGTCTCATCGGCAGTACCGACGTCGTCTGTGACACCTGCTGGCACGACACTGCTGGCAGCGGCCCCAACCGGCACCGCAAAACCACCCGTCGGTGGCGAACCGCCCGGATTGGTACCGGTGCAGCTTCCGAAGCAGCAACCACCGACGGCAACGTCGACGGTTCCGCTACCGAAGTTGGTTCGTTCATCCACGCTTACGTCACGTAGCAACGGTTCCACGCAAACACCGTCGGCTGTGATACCTTCCGTGGCGCCCAGCTCACCGCCGGCCCTGAATCCACTCACGCTCGATTGTGGCAGCAGCAACGACAGTGGCATCGTCGCCAACTCCAGCGATAGCGAGGACAAGTCGCTCACGATCGATCTCTGCTCGCCCGGCTCTCCCTCCGACACGTCCTCGGCCAAGAAAGGCGAAGAGGGGGAtgaagaggaggaagaggaccCGGTTCATCATCACATCCACGAGAATCATCtcagtcatcatcatcatcagcagcagcaaaggcGTCATCTGCATCACCGGCGTCACGTGGCTGGCAGTGCCGGTGGTAACAAGGACGACACACGAACAACAGCATCCTCGAGATCGTCACCGCTCTCTACCTCGTCTTCGGAAGATTCCGAGGATCAGTTGATCGTCGATCATGCGCCTCCGGTGACGAGTACTCCCGCAACGGTAGCGTCCGTTGCGGTGTCACGGCCaccaccgctgctgcttctgtccGATGTGGCAGTAGCGGCTGCAGAGGCTGATGCCGCACTCAATAAGCATCAGACGGCGTCGGTGGGCAACCAAAAGCACGCCACCAACTCCACCGTTCTGGAGTTGATACGACAAAAGcatgagcagcagcagcagcaacagcagcagccagaCCATCCACCGATGGAGCAGGAGGACGACGAAAACACATCGTCCACCGGCAAGCAGCTTCCcgaggagcagcagcaatcacCGCAGGAAGCCATGTCTACGATGTCATCCTCAGCTGCAACAGATCTGCAAGGAGATTACAGTGCCGCTTCAACTCCTCAAAGCGCAAGCTCTTCGGACAGTGCGGGACCTCCACAGCATCAGGAGCCGGGGCAAGAACTGGAGAAGAAACGGCAGGGTCAATCTTCAATTGATTCCCGTACCACGAATTCTTCACCCTCGTCCGAACAGTCGCATCTGTCGCCACCGAGCATCGACACGGACATGGTGCAGCAGAGCCCGTTCGCACCGGAAGCAACGTGCGCGAAGAGTCCGATCCTGTCGCAGCCGAAAACGATCCGCTTTCCGGCACCGTCCGGTACGGCACCGCATCACAACTTCGGCCGGAAAGGGTTCCGCCGGTCGGGTGATGGAAGGCTGTACGGGGTTTGCTATTGGCGCGATTGTGTGAGCAAGTTTGACAGCAGCTCGCAGCTGCTCGATCATCTGCAGATAGCGCACGTGAACACGCAGAAGGATCCACCGTACGCGTGCCTGTGGGATGGCTGCAAGGTACATAATAAGGAGTGCACCAAATTTAactggctcgaaaaccacgtCCAGTCGCATGCCTGCAGCAAACCCCACAAATGCATCGTGGCCGGGTGCGGAATGCGCTTCGCCTCGCAGGTAACTATTGTGTTGAGGTGTTAAAACTACGAATCCCCTACCGTATGCTGATCGGAATTTCCCTCTTCTGTTCCCCCAGCCGATGCTGCTAAAGCACGTCAACAGTCACTTCGCGAACGTGGACAGCAATAGTTCTGGCAAGCGATCGTCCGATCCGCCCGTCCCGAAGGTGCTTAGGAAGACGGGCAAAAAACTGCGCTACCGTCGGCAACCGTGGTCAGGTAGGTGTTTTCAACGATTGAACAACGATCGTGTGTAACATACGCGTTGTCCTTTATGTGCCACGTTCCGAGGACGATCGGAATAGTGCGCACACGGAATCGAGATGTAATGTAATAGAGAGCAACTGTAAGGGTAGTGACATCCTGCTGGCCTTAGAAATCGTAAAAGAGAGACTAATTAACCGTGGAAGTTACCGAGCGATCATGTTCAAGGATAACAATGTGTGCGTGGTGGTGTAGGtagtgttttgctttttttttgcggtatGTTCGTTGGCACTAATTCTGTTCAGGGTAAAACAATGTGGCACTTTCTGTAAATGTGTAACATATGGCGAATCTTTGCTTTAAGGTTATGCATGATAACCGCCGAATGTACAGTAACGAAAATGTCCAATTGGACAACAACGCCTAATCGGACTACCATTTTGTGTCTATTCGATCGAAAGGAAAGCTTCGAAGGCAATTGAACTTCGTGtgtttttaacaaaacaaacctcaCAACTACTAGTGTtggatgaatctgattcagactCATAAATCTGAAAGAGTCATTGAACTTTCATGAAGTTTTATGAATTCTAGTTTTTCCTACACTGTCGTATTCAATTTGGCATTTGGATTACTTATACATACGGTGAATGTTTCAAAATCGTTTTTCGAACTAAACAAATCCTTTTTAGTCTTCTTTTAAATAATCTTTGTCGGCATTTTAATTCTTCGCCGCAATAGTGTTATGCGCTGTGATCATAAACTTATTTTCCCTCGATcttgattattttttgtaatagaggtttgattatttttgaaGTCCCCTTTACAGTATGTGCATGGCTTAAGATGTCTTTTGATACTACTTGTAGCCATTTAATACTTTCTCACAAACCTGCTTCTATAGACtattaatgcaattgtttATGCTGTATTTTGCAATCGCATTTACGCCCTATTAAATATCCAACAATACCCGCTTCTATGTCAATTGCTTGTAAGTTGTTGAACTGGAAACATCCGATGGTTTGAATTGACACATGATCGTTCGACTGACTTGTCTACGCCATAAGGCAGTAAAGGAAATATTCGGGTGCCGCGTGGAAGGCTCCCTCGGGGGAGGTTTGCTTATGTTTCACAGATTTTCCTGTATCCCCATCACAAGAAGTCCTCATGGCAGTAGCTCAAagccgcacacacaaaacgcacactGATCGATGGAAGCACCA
The Anopheles moucheti chromosome 2, idAnoMoucSN_F20_07, whole genome shotgun sequence genome window above contains:
- the LOC128302366 gene encoding zinc finger protein jing homolog, whose protein sequence is MAPHTQTAGGVGGITIKQTFQRRQWPYNTVNTGGTGGTATNAVTTTGAATNPATIAAGTTTAGNSISISSNSNAGSNGNAAGTIAQTTAAGASAGSSSVSTSEQQPTGTTITTAFATPATSQTGSSNFSTTTTTNNTATAAAAVALLRVASGSTAAGLAVSPSNKLKRLQPTSASATASTAATAPPQPQPPTTTGVQTDGTGKSNSNSNNNPGGHHVAASAKRARPNQDGAKIVCKSVGTNTNGPPALVAVNSSATQKKLTQMAIVAATSSSSTSSSVPSAVNNSTSTSSMVMKSGGGAPLPATTTSTTTTTMLTAAIPAELAKANKITGYFKSQLKTPNTFHNLKKTIKTVAGRASALQQQKRKLLADGTSEGYPELTTTSLKSTPAGILTEVSTAPNPAPLSEANMEKYLKLYQQQALGTTIVPNGTTLTTTALEAFAVATLAASEAAVTAATNTSGASAASSSSTTTNSNTIAVSKKVERKTARIAPTVSATRKISHTVQGGLGVGGSAGAVAAGQTKKPINIAPRTTTVSSTTAVYQHTIVAAPTSGPISNNNTTASVHHHHQQATTTTTTTQKTEQHPLMMGKAQPPPPVLLTTIRLPGPAAHQHSQPLQLPPNVIVSQPQSGTGTQTGAATVVPQYKSIIPQQSTTTSAGTTKSMPGSKHATAVSTAATTTIAPAAAVFQFHHHHQLSGGGAPGQIPNLVQISNLLPLAAAQQQAKLTGGASLTLANAANAAAMQQQQQQQHQQQQQVASAAVTAATAAAFALGAAGTPSAAAANLLVNANGINNGTAAGLIRSGAANGTAGTAGPTPQLVMNATFIKIHQIQQQQQQQAAAAAAHQAAQQQQQQLMAAAASSVANTTQQQQSFTMEASAMNMNFSGMFASKPTTTVVPYTCQPTAGRPSAYQPANGTPTLYPATLNPFAAQQQHAPQQQQQQLIMTPSGGIFVNAAAIPAMINSQLSAAFTPTSANIPALHPLQPGPMPPSTQGGGANGTSGATTTGQLPNITAIIQQSNGGPAALNGSATGTAQQPQHHHHHHHHSLLANISPAILSNLQVAAAAFASSANAGTGVSAANKLTLGQATSSAAAAAATQFVPISAAAHYGAGTTLYAATAAGMNASALGIATSMQQHHAQQQQTIMSSGVQSLSPPPLVATVPTYTTTGKPIMNAVLNGVSSAVPTSSVTPAGTTLLAAAPTGTAKPPVGGEPPGLVPVQLPKQQPPTATSTVPLPKLVRSSTLTSRSNGSTQTPSAVIPSVAPSSPPALNPLTLDCGSSNDSGIVANSSDSEDKSLTIDLCSPGSPSDTSSAKKGEEGDEEEEEDPVHHHIHENHLSHHHHQQQQRRHLHHRRHVAGSAGGNKDDTRTTASSRSSPLSTSSSEDSEDQLIVDHAPPVTSTPATVASVAVSRPPPLLLLSDVAVAAAEADAALNKHQTASVGNQKHATNSTVLELIRQKHEQQQQQQQQPDHPPMEQEDDENTSSTGKQLPEEQQQSPQEAMSTMSSSAATDLQGDYSAASTPQSASSSDSAGPPQHQEPGQELEKKRQGQSSIDSRTTNSSPSSEQSHLSPPSIDTDMVQQSPFAPEATCAKSPILSQPKTIRFPAPSGTAPHHNFGRKGFRRSGDGRLYGVCYWRDCVSKFDSSSQLLDHLQIAHVNTQKDPPYACLWDGCKVHNKECTKFNWLENHVQSHACSKPHKCIVAGCGMRFASQPMLLKHVNSHFANVDSNSSGKRSSDPPVPKVLRKTGKKLRYRRQPWSARRFDFFDSGVMEGLQHRLIRLGTIASGQGGAITFRGIQLGRRHMPSEGTEVLVRWYPAEILPDEWLPELPVGEKFVKQVSIHRLTIEQRNDLSDYLKQDRLNPTAAAIVNPFAALHEHEFESPITASGSGSSSNLSSISSNSSSCSWSNNSFSNQAVRFNCRTAPKQQRKRSKLSATDSNGSCSSQSITSSGFSSIFSTSLTSLSGGTSSAASQNNTAVSSCGSSSRERTCGVMQLSSSSASSTISFTSASVSSSTSSSSSSSSGLLKSSSSS